From one Lycium ferocissimum isolate CSIRO_LF1 chromosome 7, AGI_CSIRO_Lferr_CH_V1, whole genome shotgun sequence genomic stretch:
- the LOC132065157 gene encoding uncharacterized protein LOC132065157, with translation MSKSNHQEDLDLLLSLPDRVLETPPASPSSRFPDYLSDDGSPKRMGEADMSVFRDAVQDCLDYDTEIAKKAAKSKHTKGSTDAEVEKFSGLRIRNQVVSPVELSNHFADIRFIRLSAIRNSLLGDTLSGCWATVGVLTEKGQPRTSSTGKQYAIWKLGSLDEKTVSLFVFGDAYQKNCNEKAGAVFALFNCSVRKDNSEHGFSLSVYSASHILKIGISVDYGVCKGKRKDGMACTVIINKRRGTYCSYHKQRTSEKYSSSMRAELKGGNLRTGFRDHLKSEGIYVVNPLADKTNFTKSAAPLKLLSVDGLKKALSNAGKVTTNVHSQGIRFLSQITGKLNSNNMKESMADRDQTRNRTNERPSSTKRKNLSETGPSHSCDQKKTKMGQQQQQNSGQKPEQVKEKMIELDLVSSDDEL, from the exons atgtcgAAATCGAATCATCAAGAAGACCTggatcttcttctttctcttccagATAGGGTTTTGGAAACCCCTCCAGCTTCTCCTTCATCTCGTTTTCCGG ATTATTTGTCGGATGATGGATCGCCAAAGCGAATGGGGGAGGCAGATATGTCTGTCTTTAGAGATGCTGTACAGGATTGTCTTGATTATGATACTGAAATTGCCAAGAAAGCTGCTAAATCCAAGCACACAAAGGGGTCAACTGATGCTGAGGTTGAAAAGTTTTCGGGTTTGCGAATTAG AAATCAAGTAGTCTCACCTGTTGAACTGAGCAACCATTTTGCTGACATTAGGTTCATCCGGTTATCAGCAATAAG GAATTCACTACTAGGCGACACCCTTTCTGGTTGTTGGGCAACTGTTGGCGTTTTAACCGAGAAGGGACAACCAAGAACAAGTTCAACAGGGAAGCAATATGCAATCTGGAAACTAGGATCTTTGGATGAAAAAACtgtttctctttttgtttttggtgaTGCTTATCAGAAAAACTGCAATGAAAAGGCTGGTGCAGTTTTTGCCCTGTTTAACTGCAGTGTGCGCAAAGACAACTCG GAACATGGATTTTCATTGAGTGTTTACTCAGCCAGCCATATTTTAAAGATAGGCATATCTGTTGATTATGGAGTTTGCAAGGGAAAAAGGAAGGATGGGATGGCTTGCACAGTAATCATTAATAA GCGGCGTGGAACATATTGCAGCTACCATAAGCAG AGGACATCTGAGAAATACTCCTCCAGCATGAGGGCTGAACTCAAAGGCGG GAACCTAAGAACAGGTTTCAGAGATCATCTCAAATCTGAAGGAATTTATGTGGTTAACCCTTTAGCTGACAAGACAAACTTTACAAAGTCTGCAGCACCATTGAAGTTACTGTCTGTAGACGGATTGAAAAAGGCATTAAG CAATGCAGGAAAAGTGACAACCAATGTACATTCTCAAGGAATAAGGTTTCTTAGTCAAATTACAG GAAAATTGAACTCAAATAATATGAAAGAATCTATGGCTGACCGAGATCAAACAAGAAATAGGACAAACGAAAG GCCATCCTCCACCAAGAGAAAGAATCTAAGTGAGACCGGACCAAGTCACAGTTGTGAtcagaagaaaacaaaaatgggACAACAGCAACAGCAGAATTCTGGACAAAAACCTGAGCAGGTTAAAGAAAAAATGATAGAACTAGACCTTGTCAGTTCAGATGATGAACTTTAG